The window tttttggttctttttttcggagctggggaccgaacccagggccttgcacttcctaggtaagtgctctaccactgagctaaatccccagccccaaagatttattttatttattccatgtatgtaagtacactgttgctgtcttcagacacaccagaagagggcatcagatcccattacagatggcggTGAGCCACcttgttgttgctgggaattgaactcaggacctctggaagagcagtcggtgctcttaaccgctgagccatctctccagcccaatgaaTCTTTATAATTGCGTTATTCATTATAGCCCCAAACTGAAATCAAGTCAGTGCCACCAACAGCTAACTACACAGAACACTACTTGGCAATAGAAAGCAGTACTAACATAGACAGTGTGTTgagaaaaagaagccagaaacaAAAGAATAGTCTAACCATTTGCATAAAATTCTGGAACATGGAAGATTAGAAAGAAtaaaatcgggctggagagatggctctataTAGTCATGTCTTAGTTCCTGCTCTAGAACTATTCTCTTCTTTAACACACAGTGGTAAGACACCCTCAGAACGGAGAGATTATGGTGCCCGAACTAGGAGGATTTCACTATGGTGTTTAAGGTGGCTCTTCCTGAACTATGTGTATAAAAATCACATTTGGCTCACCATCCCTGTAGTATGGATGGCATCAGGTACATAGGCACTTTGGAGAAATGATTTTTATATCACATTAACTATTAAAATCTCTCAATTggtcaggagagatggctcagtggatgaaaGAGCTtgcaagtctgatgacctgagttcagtcctcagaactaACATAAAGTGGGAGGACTCCACAGAATTGTCCTCTTATCTCTACACATGACCACTGGCACATGCGCACTGCCGCACTCCcattttatatatctataaataaaaGTATTCAGTGTTGCTTGCAGTTGGATTGGACAATTTGTAAAATAGCTTTTATGTTAATAGAGTCTTTAGCCAGGAATCTGTTTAGTTTCTCCATGCCAAATAAAAAGCCTTGGTTCCTTGGCCACTTCTGTGTTAGTCTGGTCAGTCAAAGCCATTACCCGTCTCTGCCTcagtcacacacactcttaaagGCTGACGTTTATAGACAGATTTGCTGGTTTATTTTGTGGTATTAGCAAAGGCATGAGAAGTAGTCCTTTCAACAGTGTGTACACTTACTTTTAGTTGTGActcatttgtttctattttgattgATTTAATTCTAGGTTTTTGgcctatatttaaaaatacttttaaaattttctgatttactttttgtattgaatgttgttttgttgtttctaagTATTTGGACTTAGTTCTCTTACATTTGTTTGCTGTGATACAGGGATTGCAGCTAAGGCCTCATGGATGCTGAGcaaatgctttaccactgagccacatctccagccctacTCTTCTTTGCCAAACACACTTGTAGTCCTTAGAAATTCATGGACTTAACATGTTCATCAAGTATCCTTATAAGTATTAATACTGTAGGAAAGCTAGCTACTTAAAAAAGTACTGTGAGCtttgaggaggctggagagatggttcagtgattaagtatactggccgctcttccagaagtcctgagttcaattccctgcaaccacatggtagctcatgaccatctgaatggatccgaagccctcttctggtttgtctgaagacagctacagtgcactcagataattctttttttttaaaaaaaaaaaaagtactttgagcaggtgtgttctggctgtgtctttggCCTATAGAGACTTTGAGTCGTTTGGTCAGTTTCACcgaaggtttctttttttttttttttttttttaatttttttaagatttatttatttattatatataagtacactgtagctgtcctcagatacaccagaagagggcatcagatttccttacagatggttgtgagccaccatgtggttgctgggaattgaactcatgacctctggaagagcagttgggtgctcttaaccgctgagccatctctccagccctcaccgaAGGTTTCTAAGTATAAGAGGATCCCTGTTCTCATGCTCTAGGGGAACACCTGTCTGGAGAATGGCTCGTTCTTACTGAACTTTGCAGGCTGCGCCGTGTGCAGTAAGCGGGACTTTATGCTGATCACAAACAGATCCCtgaaagaggaagatggagaagaaataGTTACCTATGACCGTAAGTAGAGTTCGTCTTGAAATGCAGATCTGTTTGCAGACATCAGCTTTCAGAAGTGGTCGTGTTGTACGGGTGTTCTGAGAGCACGCTCAGTGTTGGGTGTAAGTTACTGAGAGGAAGATAGGATAGGACCTCCCGCTGTGAATAACAACCTGTAGGTGtgatgatcttcctgcttctgcctcttcagCGCTGAGATTAtgcatgtgtgccaccatgcccagctagttGTACAGACTTTATATCACTGTAAATGAGATGACTTCTTGGTTtatttgttgttgtagttgttgttgttgttgttgttttttgaagtaagatctcattttgtagatcaggctagtcCAGAACTCATGCTATAGCCCAAGCTTCCTAGAACTCATGACtgtcctgccttagcttcccaagtgctagaattaaaggcctaCCCACTACTCCTagccagggattttttttaaacttggatCCATGGGTTTTTAATGGAAGGGGTCCTTCAGTAGATGTAAAGGTCGGGACCAGCCTGGTGAGGTATTTCACCCCTGCTGtgccagcactcaggtggcagaaggaggaggatcagAGGTCCAAAGGCAAGTGGGGctgaagagttaggggaaagttAGAAGAGCGGGGAAGAGTGTCACAGTATAGCACCATTTTCCCTGGTACCAATGACCCTGGTGTGCTTTGGTATTTCccgctttgtttctgttttttaccTGCTTTGGCCTCTTGTCCCACTGTCCATCTGATGCTTCCTTCTCTTGCTTTTATTACTGGACCTTCCTATCCTCAACCCTAGCAAAACACACGCAGAGAAAGTTCTTCATGTGAAGgaagtgtatgtgcatgttacGTGTGCATGTCATATGTGCATGTTATATGTACTAACGTGTACATGtcatatgtacattttaaaatttttattatttattttaagtatatgagtacattgtagctgtcttcagacacaccagaagacagcatcagatctcattacagatggttgtgagccaccatgtggttgttgggaattgaactcaggacctttagaagagcagccagtcctcttaaccaccgtgccttctctccagccccatatatacatgttatatgtaCATGTTAGCACACAGACATTGTGACAAATATTTAAACTGCTCACATCTCCTCTTTGGTTTTCTTCTGGTTCTTGGTATGTTCTGAATATGAATAAGGAACAAGGATGCTGATAATATTTTTAAGGACAAGTCTGAAAAACATCAAGCTCTTAGAATAGGCTCAGACAGTTAAAAATACTCCAGAaggtgtctctgtctccctttttaagcctgtgtcctctgtaagatttttttttttttttgagctagcAGGGAATAGTGAATAAGAGTCACATTCTTGGGTTAAAAATTCTGGCTCCAAACCTCCTATCTCTGTAGTCATCTGCTTACTTAACCATAGTGTGCCTTTTTTCCTGATAAAGAGGTAATAATGTTATGTCTCATTGAATTTGAGGTTGCAAGAATAGCTCTAAACATATCTAAAGAGTATCTGGCACagtttattaattattgttacattgtttttatttttagtagatATTTTGTTACCTCATATTCACTTTATGCCCAcagttggttttctttatccCTGGTTATAACTGCAGATTTACTGTCATTCCTGAGAATAACAGCTTCTGCATAGCTAGATGGGCCCACACTTCTAAAAACACACAGTACTGGACTTGGTGGCACAGACCTTTTATCCTAGCAacttggtgacaagcacctttactcaaTCGTGCCAGCTTGATAGCAGCTACTCAGGAGACTGAAAGGTCAAGGCCTGcttgggctgcagagtgagttcaaagccaacctggacaacttagtgagaccttgACTTAGAAATGACAAGAGGGTTGGGcatgtaggtcagtggtagagtgcctgctCTAGGATTGGTCCTTAGTACTGCAAAAGTAAAGAAGTAAACAGCACCTAAGTATCTGCTTGCTACTTTCTGTAGGGAGCTTTCGATAGGAATTAACAAGTGCACAGTGAGCACTTTAGTTCAGATCCTAATTATGTAAAGTTTGATAGAATCTGGATTTCTTGAGGTCAGTATTTTAATGAGTTTCCTGCTCTGTTAAATGTGACAGAgttaaaatttcttttaagtACTATGTGCTGAAAATAGaaatttcattgttttaataaactTTTCTAGACTTCATTATGTGTCTTTGTCTTGGCAGATTTGTGTAAGAATTGTCATCATGTCATAGCCAGACATGAGTATACATTCAGCATCATGGATGAATTTCAGGTAAATGTGTATATGGGTATTGTTAAAGAGGGACAAAGACTAAAAGTATTCTGAGCATCTACATATAATTTTTGTAGTGAAGTGCTAACAGTTATTACTTCAGCCCACCCTGTCTTTACCCATGCATGCTGGGAAGCTTTAAAGGTGGGTGGATCTGTGCTTCGTCACAGGAGtcacaaatcaaaatgacattCCAGCCCTGTTGTTTTATTTAATAACCCAGTATTGGGTTCCCAAAGGAAAaggatttgtttgtgtgtgtgtgtgtgtgtgtgtgtgtgtgtgtgtgtgtgtgtgtgtgtatgtgtgtgtgtgtgtgtgtgtgtgtgtgtgtgagagagagagagaggtgcccCCAGAAAACAGAAGAAGGACCTAGATCctagatggctgtgagtcaccttGTGGGtggtaggaactgaacctgggtcttttgcaaaagcagcaaatgttcttcactgctgagccatctctctagtctgcCATTTCAGGTTTTTATGGGATTACTACTGAGGTACCTTTTCTGCAGTGGCTTACTTCAAGCGTTGGCTGCTGGGTGGTAAGAGCAgtagcagcacacacctttaatcccagcgctggggagccagaggcaggcccGTAGTGAATTCCATGTGTTGTCCAATCCTCTTGGTGGGTATGAGTCTGACAAGGAGGCTGTCTTTGTTTGCTCCTGTTGGTGTGCTGATTTGAGCAACTCTTTGGTTTTAAGTATAATaagttttgggtttttcttttttctaatttgttaagctaaatttcctttttaaaatattttttaaaattttatttattcttttatgttatgagtacactgtagctgtcttcagacacaccagaagagggcatcagatcccattacagatggttgtgagccaccatgtggttgctgggaattggacccaggacctctggaagaacagccagtgctcttaaccactgagccatctctccagcccctaagttttacttattttattatatgtatgactattttgcctgcatgtatattatCTACCACATTTGTGTCCAgtacccatgaaggccagaaaaggacattagAACCCCTGGATCTACAGGAGATTTGGAGCCACATGTGTCATGAGCTGGCTGGCCTATGGGTGCTGGATACTGAACCTAGGTCTCCTACAAGAGTAGTAGGGAAGCAAGTGcccataactgctgagccagctctagTCCCTCA is drawn from Rattus norvegicus strain BN/NHsdMcwi chromosome 6, GRCr8, whole genome shotgun sequence and contains these coding sequences:
- the Churc1 gene encoding protein Churchill, translated to MCGDCVEKKYPNRGNTCLENGSFLLNFAGCAVCSKRDFMLITNRSLKEEDGEEIVTYDHLCKNCHHVIARHEYTFSIMDEFQEYTMLCLLCGKAEDTISILPDDPRQMALLF
- the Churc1 gene encoding protein Churchill isoform X1 — encoded protein: MCGDCVEKKYPNRGNTCLENGSFLLNFAGCAVCSKRDFMLITNRSLKEEDGEEIVTYDRIYHAVSVVWQSRRYYQYSP